The following proteins are co-located in the Castor canadensis chromosome 5, mCasCan1.hap1v2, whole genome shotgun sequence genome:
- the Qtrt2 gene encoding queuine tRNA-ribosyltransferase accessory subunit 2 isoform X1, with the protein MKLCLTKVVNGCRLGTIQSLGKAGDRSMDIPGCLLYTRTGSAPHLTHHTLHSVHGVPAMAQLTLSSLAEHHEILAEYKKGVGNFIGMPESLLYCSLHDPVSPCPAGYVTNKSVSVWGVGGRVEMTVSKFMAIQQALQPDWFQCLSDGEAFCEEATSMKRARKAVDRSLLFLDNCLQLQEESEILQKSMIIGVIEGGNVIEERLRSARETAKRPVGGFLLDGFQGNLTTLETRLHLLSSVTAELPEDKPRLICGVSRPDEVLECIERGVDLFESFFPYQVTERGCALTFSFDYQPNPEEMLLQKNGIQEEIKCVDQIKKIKTTGCNQEMTSFEINLKEKKYQEDFNPLVRGCSCYCCKNHTRAYIHHLLVTNELLAGVLLMMHNFEHYFGFFCSIREALKSDRLAQLKELICRQAS; encoded by the exons ATGAAGCTGTGTCTTACCAAGGTTGTTAATGGCTGTCGTCTAGGAACAATACAAAGCCTGGGCAAAGCAGGGGACCGCAGTATGGACATCCCAGGCTGCCTTCTGTACACCAGGACTGGCTCTGCCCCCCACCTGACCCACCACACTCTGCATAGTGTCCATGGGGTTCCAGCCATGGCTCAGCTTACCCTGTCATCCCT GGCAGAACATCATGAAATATTGGCAGAATATAAAAAAGGAGTTGGAAACTTTATag gCATGCCAGAATCACTGTTATACTGTTCCCTGCACGATCCAGTCAGCCCCTGCCCAGCTGGTTATGTAACAAACAAG TCAGTATCTGTGTGGGGTGTTGGAGGACGAGTAGAAATGACCGTTTCCAAGTTCATGGCAATTCAGCAGGCCCTTCAGCCAGACTGGTTCCAGTGCCTCTCAGATGGAGAGGCATTTTGTGAGGAAGCAACTTCCATGAAAAGGGCCAGGAAGGCTGTAGACCGATCACTTCTATTCTTGGACAACTGTCTGCAGCTACAGGAAGAGTCAGAG ATCCTTCAGAAAAGCATGATCATTGGAGTAATTGAAGGTGGAAATGTGATAgaagagaggctgagatcagcacgAGAGACAGCCAAGCGGCCTGTGGGAGGCTTCCTTCTGGATGGCTTTCAAGGAAATCTAACAACTCTGGAAACCAGACTGCACTTGCTATCATCAGTCACTGCAGAGCTGCCAGAGGACAAACCAAG GCTCATTTGTGGTGTTAGCCGGCCAGATGAGGTGCTGGAGTGTATTGAGAGAGGAGTGGACTTATTTGAGAGTTTTTTTCCTTATCAAGTGACAGAGCGGGGATGTGCCCTGACTTTCAGCTTTGATTACCAGCCGAATCCTGAAGAGATGT tattacaaaaaaatgggatacaagaagaaattaaatgcgtggatcaaataaagaaaattaaaacaactgGTTGTAACCAAGAAATGACATCATTTGAAATtaatctgaaggaaaaaaa GTACCAGGAGGACTTTAACCCACTTGTGAGAGGGTGTTCCTGTTACTGCTGTAAGAATCATACCCGTGCATATATTCACCATTTGCTGGTAACCAATGAGCTCCTGGCTGGGGTCCTGCTTATGATGCACAACTTTGAACACTATTTTGGATTTTTCTGTTCCATCCGGGAAGCTCTAAAAAGTGACAGATTGGCACAGTTGAAAGAGCTCATCTGCAGACAAGCATCTTGA
- the Qtrt2 gene encoding queuine tRNA-ribosyltransferase accessory subunit 2 isoform X2: MKLCLTKVVNGCRLGTIQSLGKAGDRSMDIPGCLLYTRTGSAPHLTHHTLHSVHGVPAMAQLTLSSLAEHHEILAEYKKGVGNFIGMPESLLYCSLHDPVSPCPAGYVTNKSVSVWGVGGRVEMTVSKFMAIQQALQPDWFQCLSDGEAFCEEATSMKRARKAVDRSLLFLDNCLQLQEESEILQKSMIIGVIEGGNVIEERLRSARETAKRPVGGFLLDGFQGNLTTLETRLHLLSSVTAELPEDKPRLICGVSRPDEVLECIERGVDLFESFFPYQVTERGCALTFSFDYQPNPEEMLLQKNGIQEEIKCVDQIKKIKTTGCNQEMTSFEINLKEKK, from the exons ATGAAGCTGTGTCTTACCAAGGTTGTTAATGGCTGTCGTCTAGGAACAATACAAAGCCTGGGCAAAGCAGGGGACCGCAGTATGGACATCCCAGGCTGCCTTCTGTACACCAGGACTGGCTCTGCCCCCCACCTGACCCACCACACTCTGCATAGTGTCCATGGGGTTCCAGCCATGGCTCAGCTTACCCTGTCATCCCT GGCAGAACATCATGAAATATTGGCAGAATATAAAAAAGGAGTTGGAAACTTTATag gCATGCCAGAATCACTGTTATACTGTTCCCTGCACGATCCAGTCAGCCCCTGCCCAGCTGGTTATGTAACAAACAAG TCAGTATCTGTGTGGGGTGTTGGAGGACGAGTAGAAATGACCGTTTCCAAGTTCATGGCAATTCAGCAGGCCCTTCAGCCAGACTGGTTCCAGTGCCTCTCAGATGGAGAGGCATTTTGTGAGGAAGCAACTTCCATGAAAAGGGCCAGGAAGGCTGTAGACCGATCACTTCTATTCTTGGACAACTGTCTGCAGCTACAGGAAGAGTCAGAG ATCCTTCAGAAAAGCATGATCATTGGAGTAATTGAAGGTGGAAATGTGATAgaagagaggctgagatcagcacgAGAGACAGCCAAGCGGCCTGTGGGAGGCTTCCTTCTGGATGGCTTTCAAGGAAATCTAACAACTCTGGAAACCAGACTGCACTTGCTATCATCAGTCACTGCAGAGCTGCCAGAGGACAAACCAAG GCTCATTTGTGGTGTTAGCCGGCCAGATGAGGTGCTGGAGTGTATTGAGAGAGGAGTGGACTTATTTGAGAGTTTTTTTCCTTATCAAGTGACAGAGCGGGGATGTGCCCTGACTTTCAGCTTTGATTACCAGCCGAATCCTGAAGAGATGT tattacaaaaaaatgggatacaagaagaaattaaatgcgtggatcaaataaagaaaattaaaacaactgGTTGTAACCAAGAAATGACATCATTTGAAATtaatctgaaggaaaaaaagtaa